A window from Zonotrichia albicollis isolate bZonAlb1 chromosome 8, bZonAlb1.hap1, whole genome shotgun sequence encodes these proteins:
- the SLC6A9 gene encoding sodium- and chloride-dependent glycine transporter 1 isoform X3, translating into MADKCSEGLLNGAVPGEQGKQEKSVKRGNWGNQIEFVLTSVGYAVGLGNVWRFPYLCYRNGGGAFMFPYFIMLVFCGIPLFFMELSFGQFASQGCLGVWRVSPMFKGVGYGMMVVSTYIGIYYNVVICIAFYYFFVSMTRVLPWTYCSNPWNTPDCVGVLDGNLSSRAALNISQLLNTTQKRTSPSEEYWRRYVLNLSDDIGNLGEVRLPLLGCLGVSWVVVFLCLIKGVKSSGKVVYFTATFPYVVLTILFVRGITLEGAVTGIMYYLTPQWDKILNAKVWGDAASQIFYSLGCAWGGLITMASYNKFNNNCYRDSIIISITNCATSVYAGFVIFSILGFMANHLGVDVSKVADHGPGLAFVAYPEALTLLPISPLWSILFFFMLILLGLGTQFCLLETLVTAIVDEVGNEWIIRKKTFVTLGVAVAGFLLGVPLTTQAGIYWLLLMDNYAASFSLVVISCIMCVAIMYIYGHRNYFKDIEMMLGFPPPLFFQICWRFISPAIIFFILVFTVIQYRPISYNDYVYPTWAISIGFLMALSSVICIPIYAIYKVCRSEGDTLLERLKNATKASKDWGPALPEHRSGRYAPAFSPSTESHLEVQPLQPEKGQSEAAAASPVQGSNGSAHSQDSRL; encoded by the exons ATGGCCGATAAGTGCAGCGAGGGGCTGCTG AATGGCGCCGTGCCCGGGGAGCAGGGCAAGCAAGAGAAGAGCGTCAAGCGCGGCAACTGGGGCAACCAGATCGAGTTTGTGCTGACCAGCGTGGGCTATGCCGTGGGCCTCGGAAACGTCTGGCGCTTCCCATACCTCTGCTACCGCAATGGGGGAG GTGCCTTCATGTTCCCCTATTTCATCATGCTGGTGTTCTGCGGCATCCCCCTCTTCTTCATGGAGCTCTCCTTTGGGCAGTTTGCCAGCCAGGGTTGCCTTGGCGTCTGGAGGGTCAGCCCCATGTTCAAAG GCGTGGGCTACGGGATGATGGTGGTGTCCACATACATCGGGATCTACTACAACGTGGTGATCTGTATTGCCTTCTACTACTTCTTTGTGTCCATGACGCGCGTGCTGCCCTGGACGTACTGCAGCAACCCCTGGAACACGCCCGACTGCGTGGGGGTGCTGGACGGGAACCTCTCCAGCCGGGCTGCCCTCAACATCAGCCAGCTCCTCAACACCACGCAGAAGCGCACCAGCCCCAGTGAGGAGTACTGGAG GAGGTATGTGCTGAACCTGTCGGATGACATCGGCAACCTGGGCGAGGTTCGGCTGCCCCTCCTGGGCTGCCTTGGTGTCTCCTGGGTCGTTGTCTTCCTCTGCCTCATCAAGGGCGTGAAATCCTCGGGGAAG GTGGTGTATTTCACGGCCACCTTCCCCTACGTGGTGCTCACCATCCTCTTCGTGCGCGGCATCACGCTGGAGGGGGCTGTCACTGGCATCATGTACTACCTGACACCCCAGTGGGACAAGATCCTCAATGCCAAG GTGTGGGGTGACGCGGCCTCACAGATCTTCTACTcgctgggctgtgcctggggcgGGCTCATCACTATGGCTTCCTACAACAAGTTCAACAACAACTGCTACCG ggacagcatCATCATCAGCATCACCAACTGTGCTACCAGCGTCTATGCTGGCTTCGTCATCTTCTCCATCCTGGGCTTCATGGCCAACCACCTGGGTGTGGATGTCTCCAAGGTGGCTGACCacgggccaggcctggccttcGTCGCCTACCCTGAGGCCCTCACCTTGCTCCCAATCTCGCCACTGTGGTCCATTCTCTTCTTCTTTATGCTCATCCTCCTGGGGCTGGGTACACAG TTCTGCCTGCTGGAGACTCTGGTCACGGCCATTGTGGATGAGGTGGGCAATGAGTGGATCATCCGCAAGAAGACCTTTGTAACGCTGGGagtggctgtggctggcttCCTGCTGGGCGTCCCACTCACCACGCAG GCCGGCATCTACTGGCTCCTGCTAATGGACAACTATGCCGCCAGCTTCTCCCTGGTGGTCATCTCCTGCATCATGTGTGTGGCCATCATGTACATCTATG GGCACCGCAACTACTTCAAGGACATCGAGATGATGCTGGGCTTTCCTCCCCCACTCTTCTTCCAGATCTGCTGGCGCTTCATCTCACCTGCCATCATATTT TTCATCCTGGTCTTCACAGTGATCCAGTATCGGCCCATCTCCTACAACGACTATGTTTACCCTACCTGGGCCATCAGCATCGGCTTCCTCATGGCGCTCTCTTCCGTCATCTGCATTCCCATCTATGCCATCTACAAAGTGTGCCGTTCTGAGGGGGACACACTGCTTGAG CGCTTGAAAAATGCTACCAAGGCAAGCAAGGACTggggcccagctctgccagagcaCCGCAGCGGGCGCTATGCCCCAGCGTTCAGCCCTTCCACCGAGTCCCACCTGGaggtgcagcccctgcagccagagAAGGGCCAGAGTGAGGCAGCGGCCGCATCCCCCGTGCAGGGCAGCAATGGCTCAGCCCACAGCCAGGACTCCAGACTGTGA
- the SLC6A9 gene encoding sodium- and chloride-dependent glycine transporter 1 isoform X1, translating to MKLGTPGAVQPGPPDGSCEQPGPLGPSQQVSGQNGAVPGEQGKQEKSVKRGNWGNQIEFVLTSVGYAVGLGNVWRFPYLCYRNGGGAFMFPYFIMLVFCGIPLFFMELSFGQFASQGCLGVWRVSPMFKGVGYGMMVVSTYIGIYYNVVICIAFYYFFVSMTRVLPWTYCSNPWNTPDCVGVLDGNLSSRAALNISQLLNTTQKRTSPSEEYWRRYVLNLSDDIGNLGEVRLPLLGCLGVSWVVVFLCLIKGVKSSGKVVYFTATFPYVVLTILFVRGITLEGAVTGIMYYLTPQWDKILNAKVWGDAASQIFYSLGCAWGGLITMASYNKFNNNCYRDSIIISITNCATSVYAGFVIFSILGFMANHLGVDVSKVADHGPGLAFVAYPEALTLLPISPLWSILFFFMLILLGLGTQFCLLETLVTAIVDEVGNEWIIRKKTFVTLGVAVAGFLLGVPLTTQAGIYWLLLMDNYAASFSLVVISCIMCVAIMYIYGHRNYFKDIEMMLGFPPPLFFQICWRFISPAIIFFILVFTVIQYRPISYNDYVYPTWAISIGFLMALSSVICIPIYAIYKVCRSEGDTLLERLKNATKASKDWGPALPEHRSGRYAPAFSPSTESHLEVQPLQPEKGQSEAAAASPVQGSNGSAHSQDSRL from the exons ATGAAGCTGGGGACTCCCGGAGCCGTCCAGCCTGGGCCCCCGGATGGCAGCTGCGAGCAGCCAGGCCCCCTCGGACCCTCTCAGCAGGTCAGTGGGCAG AATGGCGCCGTGCCCGGGGAGCAGGGCAAGCAAGAGAAGAGCGTCAAGCGCGGCAACTGGGGCAACCAGATCGAGTTTGTGCTGACCAGCGTGGGCTATGCCGTGGGCCTCGGAAACGTCTGGCGCTTCCCATACCTCTGCTACCGCAATGGGGGAG GTGCCTTCATGTTCCCCTATTTCATCATGCTGGTGTTCTGCGGCATCCCCCTCTTCTTCATGGAGCTCTCCTTTGGGCAGTTTGCCAGCCAGGGTTGCCTTGGCGTCTGGAGGGTCAGCCCCATGTTCAAAG GCGTGGGCTACGGGATGATGGTGGTGTCCACATACATCGGGATCTACTACAACGTGGTGATCTGTATTGCCTTCTACTACTTCTTTGTGTCCATGACGCGCGTGCTGCCCTGGACGTACTGCAGCAACCCCTGGAACACGCCCGACTGCGTGGGGGTGCTGGACGGGAACCTCTCCAGCCGGGCTGCCCTCAACATCAGCCAGCTCCTCAACACCACGCAGAAGCGCACCAGCCCCAGTGAGGAGTACTGGAG GAGGTATGTGCTGAACCTGTCGGATGACATCGGCAACCTGGGCGAGGTTCGGCTGCCCCTCCTGGGCTGCCTTGGTGTCTCCTGGGTCGTTGTCTTCCTCTGCCTCATCAAGGGCGTGAAATCCTCGGGGAAG GTGGTGTATTTCACGGCCACCTTCCCCTACGTGGTGCTCACCATCCTCTTCGTGCGCGGCATCACGCTGGAGGGGGCTGTCACTGGCATCATGTACTACCTGACACCCCAGTGGGACAAGATCCTCAATGCCAAG GTGTGGGGTGACGCGGCCTCACAGATCTTCTACTcgctgggctgtgcctggggcgGGCTCATCACTATGGCTTCCTACAACAAGTTCAACAACAACTGCTACCG ggacagcatCATCATCAGCATCACCAACTGTGCTACCAGCGTCTATGCTGGCTTCGTCATCTTCTCCATCCTGGGCTTCATGGCCAACCACCTGGGTGTGGATGTCTCCAAGGTGGCTGACCacgggccaggcctggccttcGTCGCCTACCCTGAGGCCCTCACCTTGCTCCCAATCTCGCCACTGTGGTCCATTCTCTTCTTCTTTATGCTCATCCTCCTGGGGCTGGGTACACAG TTCTGCCTGCTGGAGACTCTGGTCACGGCCATTGTGGATGAGGTGGGCAATGAGTGGATCATCCGCAAGAAGACCTTTGTAACGCTGGGagtggctgtggctggcttCCTGCTGGGCGTCCCACTCACCACGCAG GCCGGCATCTACTGGCTCCTGCTAATGGACAACTATGCCGCCAGCTTCTCCCTGGTGGTCATCTCCTGCATCATGTGTGTGGCCATCATGTACATCTATG GGCACCGCAACTACTTCAAGGACATCGAGATGATGCTGGGCTTTCCTCCCCCACTCTTCTTCCAGATCTGCTGGCGCTTCATCTCACCTGCCATCATATTT TTCATCCTGGTCTTCACAGTGATCCAGTATCGGCCCATCTCCTACAACGACTATGTTTACCCTACCTGGGCCATCAGCATCGGCTTCCTCATGGCGCTCTCTTCCGTCATCTGCATTCCCATCTATGCCATCTACAAAGTGTGCCGTTCTGAGGGGGACACACTGCTTGAG CGCTTGAAAAATGCTACCAAGGCAAGCAAGGACTggggcccagctctgccagagcaCCGCAGCGGGCGCTATGCCCCAGCGTTCAGCCCTTCCACCGAGTCCCACCTGGaggtgcagcccctgcagccagagAAGGGCCAGAGTGAGGCAGCGGCCGCATCCCCCGTGCAGGGCAGCAATGGCTCAGCCCACAGCCAGGACTCCAGACTGTGA
- the SLC6A9 gene encoding sodium- and chloride-dependent glycine transporter 1 isoform X2, whose translation MKLGTPGAVQPGPPDGSCEQPGPLGPSQQNGAVPGEQGKQEKSVKRGNWGNQIEFVLTSVGYAVGLGNVWRFPYLCYRNGGGAFMFPYFIMLVFCGIPLFFMELSFGQFASQGCLGVWRVSPMFKGVGYGMMVVSTYIGIYYNVVICIAFYYFFVSMTRVLPWTYCSNPWNTPDCVGVLDGNLSSRAALNISQLLNTTQKRTSPSEEYWRRYVLNLSDDIGNLGEVRLPLLGCLGVSWVVVFLCLIKGVKSSGKVVYFTATFPYVVLTILFVRGITLEGAVTGIMYYLTPQWDKILNAKVWGDAASQIFYSLGCAWGGLITMASYNKFNNNCYRDSIIISITNCATSVYAGFVIFSILGFMANHLGVDVSKVADHGPGLAFVAYPEALTLLPISPLWSILFFFMLILLGLGTQFCLLETLVTAIVDEVGNEWIIRKKTFVTLGVAVAGFLLGVPLTTQAGIYWLLLMDNYAASFSLVVISCIMCVAIMYIYGHRNYFKDIEMMLGFPPPLFFQICWRFISPAIIFFILVFTVIQYRPISYNDYVYPTWAISIGFLMALSSVICIPIYAIYKVCRSEGDTLLERLKNATKASKDWGPALPEHRSGRYAPAFSPSTESHLEVQPLQPEKGQSEAAAASPVQGSNGSAHSQDSRL comes from the exons ATGAAGCTGGGGACTCCCGGAGCCGTCCAGCCTGGGCCCCCGGATGGCAGCTGCGAGCAGCCAGGCCCCCTCGGACCCTCTCAGCAG AATGGCGCCGTGCCCGGGGAGCAGGGCAAGCAAGAGAAGAGCGTCAAGCGCGGCAACTGGGGCAACCAGATCGAGTTTGTGCTGACCAGCGTGGGCTATGCCGTGGGCCTCGGAAACGTCTGGCGCTTCCCATACCTCTGCTACCGCAATGGGGGAG GTGCCTTCATGTTCCCCTATTTCATCATGCTGGTGTTCTGCGGCATCCCCCTCTTCTTCATGGAGCTCTCCTTTGGGCAGTTTGCCAGCCAGGGTTGCCTTGGCGTCTGGAGGGTCAGCCCCATGTTCAAAG GCGTGGGCTACGGGATGATGGTGGTGTCCACATACATCGGGATCTACTACAACGTGGTGATCTGTATTGCCTTCTACTACTTCTTTGTGTCCATGACGCGCGTGCTGCCCTGGACGTACTGCAGCAACCCCTGGAACACGCCCGACTGCGTGGGGGTGCTGGACGGGAACCTCTCCAGCCGGGCTGCCCTCAACATCAGCCAGCTCCTCAACACCACGCAGAAGCGCACCAGCCCCAGTGAGGAGTACTGGAG GAGGTATGTGCTGAACCTGTCGGATGACATCGGCAACCTGGGCGAGGTTCGGCTGCCCCTCCTGGGCTGCCTTGGTGTCTCCTGGGTCGTTGTCTTCCTCTGCCTCATCAAGGGCGTGAAATCCTCGGGGAAG GTGGTGTATTTCACGGCCACCTTCCCCTACGTGGTGCTCACCATCCTCTTCGTGCGCGGCATCACGCTGGAGGGGGCTGTCACTGGCATCATGTACTACCTGACACCCCAGTGGGACAAGATCCTCAATGCCAAG GTGTGGGGTGACGCGGCCTCACAGATCTTCTACTcgctgggctgtgcctggggcgGGCTCATCACTATGGCTTCCTACAACAAGTTCAACAACAACTGCTACCG ggacagcatCATCATCAGCATCACCAACTGTGCTACCAGCGTCTATGCTGGCTTCGTCATCTTCTCCATCCTGGGCTTCATGGCCAACCACCTGGGTGTGGATGTCTCCAAGGTGGCTGACCacgggccaggcctggccttcGTCGCCTACCCTGAGGCCCTCACCTTGCTCCCAATCTCGCCACTGTGGTCCATTCTCTTCTTCTTTATGCTCATCCTCCTGGGGCTGGGTACACAG TTCTGCCTGCTGGAGACTCTGGTCACGGCCATTGTGGATGAGGTGGGCAATGAGTGGATCATCCGCAAGAAGACCTTTGTAACGCTGGGagtggctgtggctggcttCCTGCTGGGCGTCCCACTCACCACGCAG GCCGGCATCTACTGGCTCCTGCTAATGGACAACTATGCCGCCAGCTTCTCCCTGGTGGTCATCTCCTGCATCATGTGTGTGGCCATCATGTACATCTATG GGCACCGCAACTACTTCAAGGACATCGAGATGATGCTGGGCTTTCCTCCCCCACTCTTCTTCCAGATCTGCTGGCGCTTCATCTCACCTGCCATCATATTT TTCATCCTGGTCTTCACAGTGATCCAGTATCGGCCCATCTCCTACAACGACTATGTTTACCCTACCTGGGCCATCAGCATCGGCTTCCTCATGGCGCTCTCTTCCGTCATCTGCATTCCCATCTATGCCATCTACAAAGTGTGCCGTTCTGAGGGGGACACACTGCTTGAG CGCTTGAAAAATGCTACCAAGGCAAGCAAGGACTggggcccagctctgccagagcaCCGCAGCGGGCGCTATGCCCCAGCGTTCAGCCCTTCCACCGAGTCCCACCTGGaggtgcagcccctgcagccagagAAGGGCCAGAGTGAGGCAGCGGCCGCATCCCCCGTGCAGGGCAGCAATGGCTCAGCCCACAGCCAGGACTCCAGACTGTGA